The Brassica rapa cultivar Chiifu-401-42 chromosome A10, CAAS_Brap_v3.01, whole genome shotgun sequence genome segment AATCGGATTAGATCCTCATCGACATTTCCAAtttgaaaacaagaaaaaatacAGTATTTTAAAAAGACAAACACCAAAGAGATACAGAGATACAAAAACAGGCTCAGACAATGAAAACAGCTTTTTCAGTCAAGAATTATCTGAAGCAAAACTGGCGTATCAAGCTGTTATAAATTAGTCATCACTGCCAAAACTGTACATTGTAAtagaaaatgaacaaaaaagtttgGCTCATATTAAGAATTCAACCATGTTTTTACCGTATATGCTTCACTGAAATCAATCTCAGAAGCGCAGGTAAGTTTATAATCACAGCCGATTCTAAGTACATTCGATCAACATCAACAATAACAAATAATTTAGATACAAATCCAAATGAGAGATTTAGCCGCTTTTTTGACACAAGAAAGCCTAGAGAGTAAAGGCAAACCTGCAACACAAACGGCAACACACAATCTAGCAGGAGCTTTGGGGCTTGCTTCCTCAAGTTTTTGTATTCAGATAAGCCCGGGAGGCTCCTGCAAAACcatatgaaaataaaaccaTACACCGAAGAACACAATGGATAATAGCAAGAGACAGAAGAAATGTAGGAGAAGGGATGTTCAAAAAAAGGAGGTTCACGTCTCTCTTATATAGTTCACTGTCACTAGTTAGTCAAAACCCTAATCACTACGCCAAAAGACCAAATTGCCCCAGTTAGTTAACCGGTCCGGTCAGGCCGGTCTGGCTCATGTTCACTTGCTAATAGTAAAAGCCTTTAGCCCTTTATCCCATTAGCCGTTAATTTAAAGATGTGTAGTGACTTGCAAGaatttagtgaacaatggtagcATGTCAATCTTTGAACACACACCAACTACTACCAGGTGAAACCTTTACTCCTTCTATTTCGTCTCCATTCTAAGTCTCTCTGCCTCCATCTTCCTGTCTTTCAACACTCATATATATCTCCCCAACAACACATAACTCGCCGGATTCTCCGGCTCTATCTTCAACAATTCCTTTGCAGCAATCTCTGCGGGCTCAACCTCTCCATAGTTCATACAAGCTCCAAGCAGAGCCCCACCCCCTATGTCTTACCTATTGGCTTCTCAGGCATAGGTTGAATCACTTTGCACGCTTCTTCCAACCTCCATACCCTGCTTAAGACATCCACTAAACACGAGTAATGGTCCAAGGTAATCAAACTAGGCTTGAATCTAAACTCAATCATCTTCCTATAGAACCCAATTGCCTTATAAGACCCATCCTCTGTACCAACTAAACCCTTAATGATAGCATTGAAAGAAGACTCATTTGGCATAACATCCATCGCCTCATACAACTCCACCGCTTCCCTGATCTTCCCACAATGTGTATAATGCGAAATCATCGCTTTCCACACAACCGTGTTCCTCTGAGGAATTTCGTCGAACAGTTTGCGAGCGTGAGAAACAGAGACGCATTTACCATACACATTGAGTGGCGCGCATCCAAGAGACTGAGAACTTGTTCATTGTTTACTTGGTTCGCGTAAGAGCTCAATTGTTTAGTGAGAGAAGTCATCGTAGTGCAGTTCGAAGCGTACGAGGATGCATGGCCTTACCTCACGAAACGCCATTAACGACGTATGTTGGCTTTATCAAGACATAACAGCATAATTAAGGTTTgttaatattgtttaaaaacatcaaacaacaaggtcgttgtagtatagtggtaagtattcccgcctgtcacgcgggtgacccgggttcgatcccgGCAACGGcgcattttttattatttttcgtTGTAAGAGCTTATTGGGCTTGTTCTTGGAGCCTAAGCAACGCCACTTCATTCATTGAATATCATCATTCTATGACCAAAATTAACAATCAACCAAAAAGTAATGTACAACATGACATTTCGCATGATCACTAGATAAACCTCAAACACTCATGAACATTGTTTACTCCTATACTCCTCAGAAGACAAAGTCTGAACAAGCTCCTGCAACCTCACAGCACCAGGTCCTGGTCTCAAAACCGAGTCATTCCCTTGCACAGAGCACGGATCACTCCCATTATCCGACCTCCCTACACACCACCCCCCTGGTGAGAACCTGTGTGTCCTTCCCAACAACTCTCTATCGATCTTGTCCAATACAGGGTCGTTCTTGTGGAACTTACGAGCAAACGGAGCTTTGCTCTTGACCATGTTATCAAAATCCTTCAACGAGAGAGAGACAGGGTGCTGCTTCGGTGGGTTGTCCCAAGCGATGTAGTGAAGGTCGTGTCCTATCGCAGTGTTAACAAACTCTTTGCTGTTGCAGAGCACTGTGTGGAAGTATCCTTCGGGAGATGACACGAAGTTTGTGTAGTACATTAGTATCGTTCTAGGGAAGTTGTCCCATCCCCAGATGCAGTACTCCAGGAAAGACCGTGTCAGCATTATCCAAGCTGAGCCTGTGAAAATGAAGACAAACATTATTTTTAGGaccttttcttaattttttttaaatgtttttgtagtttggtttatttattattttgaatactttttagtTTAGGTGGTTTTAActagtttttaattagattttttaataatttttatattctgagtatttttttttgttaattttgtaagcttttctaaaaaaatattttgggcgATTTCAGACATCGGTTATAGTCCGATCCGAACAGAATCCGAAAGGAACCGAACCAAATCTAGAAGGAGCTGAACCAAACCCGACCTTAAAGCTAGTAAAACCCGAATGGAACTTGTGAAGATAGTACTGAAAAACTAAATCAATCAGACCGAATCCAACAAGGCACCCGAACGCCCAAGCCTAGTTAGATCAAAGAAGCTAACCAGTGAATAGCTTGAAAGAAGTAGGAAGTGATCGTCGCTGAGTAGTCCAAGCAAGGTCAGACTTCTTTGACAGGTACAGGCCAGGGTCAACAATAATTGACTTAGCCCTCTGATTCCTGCAACAAAAGAGAAGTATTAAGTACACACTTATATAAACTAAAGAGTTCGTTTATATGGTTCATATACTTACAGTTTCCAACCAGTGAGCTGCATATTCTCAATGAAATTGACATTCCTCGACATGTTTGAGAAGACATACAACAAATCTACATAATCATAAACAAAAGCCATATAAGACACAGCTAACATGATAAAGGTATGAGTAAGTAACACTAACCATCTTGTGTAACGAGAGGATAGTCCGAGGCACTAAGATTAAGAAACCAATCCCAATGCAAGCTCTCCCTCAGCAAAATCGCAACGGCTTGGAGAGTGCAAGCAATCATCGTAGGACCTTTATAAGTCACAAGATTAGACTGAGACATCACCCTAACATTCTCCATCCGACTAAAAATAGGATCACTCTTGACAGACAACGCCAGCTCCATCCTCTCTTTAGGCGGAGCCTCGAGGTCCAAATGAAGAACGTACTGGTTTCTAGGATGGTACACGGCTTGCAAGGTCCTCATCATCCTGTGGCTATCTCCTTTCGTCCCCGAGATCAGATAAGCTAGCCTAGGAAGGTCTGGATTAACGTCCGGGTTTGATTTTAAGAAACTTGATTCAACAAAGTAGTCGTCATTAGTAGGCTTTGAGACAGCGTCTGATGGTAATggagattcttcttcttctgagtaAAAGCCGGAGATGGAGAGCATGAGGAGGGTGATGGAGATGATCGAGGCTGCTACGAAAGGGAACATCCATCTTCTGTCGCTGAAAGACCTAAACCCTGAATGTGATGAGCTCACGTGTCTCTTCGCTCTGGTGAATGGGTCTTTGAATGAAGCCAGCTTCCTATACAGTTTTCTCATTCCCTGAGAAACCCAATTCAGACAGGAGATCAAAGTTGTCTGTAGAATAGACAAACTAGCATCAAAGCCCCTTGTACAAAGAAAGCTTTGTCTATCTGATTACAGATTCAAAATCAATAACAGAACTCTAGAAACCAAAGGAAATGACTTTTTTGGGCATGCAGCCAATGGAAAGAGAGAATCCTCTTTTTCTTAGTATAAAGCTGAGTCAGATCCAATCCAAAGTAGGAGATACTTCAAGTTTAAGTCTTGAATTTTACCTTAAAGAAACAAGACACGTCCCCGATGAAAACGACAGCAGAAAGAGACAGACGGGATAAGAAGAAGAATTCAAACTTCTGATTTAATTTCGGAAGTGggcaaagagaagaagaagagactttaaaaaaaaacaaaaaaaatcaatcctTTACGGACAAACTTGGGGAGGGACGAAATGAAATTGTCTTACGGAATCAAAGCTGTCTGAAAGAGAGATAATAATGTGAAATCGACGCGCCgaaagagagacagagaggTACATACAGAGAGACATggcaattaattttaaaaaaaatcataacatTTTCAAAGCGTAAGCTTTTAATCAAAATCAGTAGAGTTATTAATGATGGTGGACCACTCACACCCTACAAGCAAAAGTCGTACACGTGGCATTATCAGCGTATTAGAAATAATGAAATAAGTAACGAAATTAACGGCGAGAGAAAAACACAGTTCCTTTGGTTTGCTGCTTTCTTTCTCACTCTTGATAAAAAAACTAGACTAGCGACTGCAGTCAGTTTGACCTGACTTTTAGTACAAGGTTTTTGATTTTACTGTTAGCAATCAGCGAATGtgtggaaaaagaaaaagatcatTCAATCATAGCTGAGTTTGTTTAAACAAAACTGGCAtacaa includes the following:
- the LOC103844498 gene encoding beta-glucuronosyltransferase GlcAT14B, producing MRKLYRKLASFKDPFTRAKRHVSSSHSGFRSFSDRRWMFPFVAASIISITLLMLSISGFYSEEEESPLPSDAVSKPTNDDYFVESSFLKSNPDVNPDLPRLAYLISGTKGDSHRMMRTLQAVYHPRNQYVLHLDLEAPPKERMELALSVKSDPIFSRMENVRVMSQSNLVTYKGPTMIACTLQAVAILLRESLHWDWFLNLSASDYPLVTQDDLLYVFSNMSRNVNFIENMQLTGWKLNQRAKSIIVDPGLYLSKKSDLAWTTQRRSLPTSFKLFTGSAWIMLTRSFLEYCIWGWDNFPRTILMYYTNFVSSPEGYFHTVLCNSKEFVNTAIGHDLHYIAWDNPPKQHPVSLSLKDFDNMVKSKAPFARKFHKNDPVLDKIDRELLGRTHRFSPGGWCVGRSDNGSDPCSVQGNDSVLRPGPGAVRLQELVQTLSSEEYRSKQCS